TGCTGCCGTCGAACCAGCTTGCCGCCGCGGCCACGATGTCGAGCACGCCCGGCGAGGCGCAACTGCTTCGCAGGATTTCCTGACCCATCGGCCAATGGGCGTCCATGACGGCCGCATCTTGCGGCGTCAGCGGGCCGGGCTTGGTGATAATGTTGTCGGGCACGCCGATCTTGCCGATGTCGTGCAGCAGGGCCGCCAGCTCGATCCGGTCGCGCTCTTCGGCCGAAAGCCCAAGTTCGATCGACCACGACGAGCAGCCCAGCGTGACGCGCAGGCAATGCCGGGCGGTCGGCTCGTGTTTCCAGCGCAGCGCCCGATAGAGGCTGCTGGCGATCCCCAGACGGGCCTCGATGAGGCGGTTTTCCACCGGCCACTCGCGGGCCTGGTCCGAGTGTGCGGTGTCGCCACGGCTCTCGTCTTCGAGTTGGTTGAGCAGGGAGTTGAGTTGCCGAATGCCGCTATTGGCCGCCTGCGGGCCGTTCGGGCGCGATACCATCGGCACGGCCGACGGCGCAAATGCCGACCCCGTCAGTGGTTCGTTCGACAAAGGCGATTGGGCCATTTAAGGTGCTTTCCGGCAACAACGCAACGACCAAGGCAATGGTTGCTAAAGACTAGGTCATAAGCGGGGGCCGGGCAAACAAGGGTTTTACAGCTTCCGAGGGGAGCGGCCGGTGCAAACCTCCCTGATGCTTTCCAACATCGCGAGATAGTCGTCGAGCGGCAGGCCGTCGACCGTCGCCGCCTGGCAACGAGTGGCGCCGTCGACGGCACCGCCCTCCGAGACCAGCGACTCGATCAGCGCTCGCTGCCGCAGGCCGCACCAATCGGCAATCAAATCGCTTCGGCCGCGCAATGCGGCCACGGCGCACGCCAGCGCGTAGGCGCCCCAGTTGCTCACACCGGCCAAGATCAAAAAGTCGGCTGCGATGCGGCAGATGATGCGTCCCGCGTGCGCATCGCTCAAGGCGGCGCGCAATTGCTCCCAGGCAAGGCTGCCCATGCCAATCTCGTTGCCGCCGTCGCCGATGGCAACGGTCGTGACACGATGCTCGCCGGAACGGAACGCCTCGAACAAGCGGTCCAGCGGCGCGGTGTGGCTGTCGATGACAACGCCGCGCATGTTGTGGCAGCGGTCACGAGCTTCCACCGGCACTTCCGCGGCGAAGCGGTCGAGCGGCGGTGCGGCGCCGCGCGGCTGCGCAGAGAGCGATTCGAGCGTGTGACTCGGACCGACACGCTCGATGGCAATCAGATGGGTCAAGCGTGCCGCGATCGGCGAGGCCAGGAACTGCTCGATCCAAGGTCCGGCCTGCGCGCGGTCCACCGGCGCCTCGAGCAGCCGGGCGTTGAGTCGCCATAGCCGGCAACCGATCTCCAAGAGCGGCCGCGCATAGCGGTCGGTGATGAAGACCAACTCGCTGCCCAACGCCTCCAGCGCGCGTGCCAGATAGAGCGCGCCGGGCGGACCGTCGGTTTCGGCCACGGGAACGGGGAGGTCGGCGACGCAAAAGCCCGTGACGATGCCGACGGTCGAGGCGCGCTCGGCCAGATGGCGGGCCGCGGCCCCGAGACTGCCCGACTGCAACCACTTGCCGTCGCGGCGATAGCTGGCCACGCCGCGCCCGCGCGGATCGTGGCGGATCAACGCTTCCAGTTCGTCGAAGTCGATCGGCACAGTGATGTCAGGCAAAAGTGATGAAACGACCGTTTACTATACTGCGCTCGGCGGTCGTTGAGACGAATGGCGGTGGCTGGGGCAGAGCCGCGCGCTCGGCCATTTCCCCATTTGACGCTCGGCCGCGGCGATGCCCCGGTAGCGCCACCACCGGGGCATCGCTGGCCGACGGCGCGTTTTGGTGATTGCCGAGTCGCTCACGGCCAGCTTCTGCCCCAGCCACCGAAGGCAGTAGAAATTGGCCTTTTTCCGACCTTGTCAAGCCCCCAAAAACGCGCCGTTTCGGCCCGCTTGGGGCGAAATCTTTAGGGATTTTTTCCCGCCCAAAGCCATTGGCCTATTTGGACTTGCGCGCCGCCTTCGCCCCGATGTCAAACTTTTCCGTTTGCAGCTTGGCGTTTAGTCGGCCACATTCTCTTAATGGGCCTTCGGTGCCTGTTTAGCATAGCTAACCCGCCGAAGCGCCTCCGGCGTATTAAGTAAGAACGCAGGGGGGGAGCACTGAAAGCGGGAACGCTTGAGGGTGCCAGCGCGAGGAAGGAAGCGTAGCGATGAAAACACTGTTTACTTTGATTGCTTCGTTGGCGTTGGTGTCGGCCGTCAAGGCGCAGGCGCCGTGCCAGGAATACCGGCTCGAATACGGCACGGTCTACGACGAGAGGCAAGTCAATGCCTTCCGCGTCGAGTATGAAGACGTGCTCGAGGCGCGGAAGGTGACAAGCTATCGCCCGGTCTGGGAGACCGAGATGCGCACCCAGCGCCGTGTGGTGCTCAAGCCGGTCTGCGAAACCAGCGAGCGCGAAGAGCGCTACTTCGTCCAGCGGCCTGAATGGGAAGAGCGAATTGAAGACCGCAGCTACGACGTGACGCGCAACGTGCTGGAGACCGCCGAGCGCGAAGAGCGGTACATCGTCAACCGGCCCGTGTTGGAAACCGAAGAGCGCGAAGAGCGCTATGTGGTCCGCCGCCCGGTGACCGAAACCATCGAGCGCGAGGAAGCCTACACCGTGATGGATCCGGTGACCACCTATCGCCCCGTGCAAGTCGACCAAGGTGGCTTCGCCGAGCAGCAAGTTTATCGTCCGGGTCCGGTCCGCAACCGGTTGCGTTGGCAGTCGGGCACGTGCGTGGTCGATCCGCTCACCGGTCAGTCGGCGTATCAACGCGGCGGTCTGTTCTGGTTGCCGGAGCAGCGGCCGGGCGTCGTCGAAACCCAACGCGTGTGGATACCGAACGTCGTGACCGCCCAGGTTCCGCAGACGACGCTCATGCCGCGCACCGAAGTGCGAAAGGTGCCCGTGCAGGTCTGCCGCTATGTGGATGAGCAGATGGTGCGCAAAGTTCCGGTGCAGATCTGCCGCATGGTGCGGCAAGAAGAAGTGCGGCGCGTGCCGTTCACGGTTTGCAAGCAGGTGGTGGAGCACGTCGAGAACAAAGTTCCGGTGCGCGTCTGCCGGATGGTGACGGAAGAAGTCGTGCGAAAGGTGCCCGTCACCACGACCCGCTACGTGCAAGAAGAACAAGTCGAAGAAATCCCGGTCCGCGTCTGCCGCCAAGAGCAGATCGAAGAAACGGTGCAGGTGCCGGTGCGTGTCGAAAAGCGCGTGCCAGTGACCTATACCTATCGCGTGCCGCGGACGGTGGTGTATCGCGTGCCGCTCGATCCCTGCGGCAACCCGGTTTATGCGGCGCCGGCCGTGGTGCCGGGTTCGGCGATGCCCGAACGCTCGTCGCCGACCTATCAAAAGGGCAACGGCAAGAAAGAGCCGACGCCGGCCCCGCCGCGCGGCGACGAGGAAGGCTCCAAGGCCAATGGCGACGACGCGGAAAAAAAGCCCGAACTCGATCCGACTCTGCGTGTGCCGGAAGCGACGGAGGAAGGACCGACCTCTTCGAGGGAAACGCCGCCGCGCGGACAGACGAAACGCAATCCCAAGGTCGTGCGGTCGAGTTACGACCGCGAAACCTGAACCGCCGCCCTAGCGCGGCGAGAGCGGAACCAGCGCCGGGGCACGGGTCGGAGTCATCTGGCCCGTGCCCATTTTTTTCAATCGCCCGCCAAGGTGCCGTGTCGAGAAATCGCTTTGTGTAACGTCTTGGCTCTGATAGAATGACGCCTCGCGGCCAGCGACGGCCACTCGTGGTGAGGGCCGTGCTTTGGCTGGCCGCCGTTCGACAATCGTTGGTGCAACCACATGGAGGGATTTGGACATGGGCGCCTTCGGAGAGGCATTTGCGGCTTATGCCAAGCCCTTGCTCGATCAGACCGATGGATCGCAGGAAGACCTGAGCAAGGCGTTAACGCTTAGTCAACTGTGCTACAACTTGGCGTTGTTGCCGGCCGACCAACAGGACGCGGCGATCGCGGATATGCAGTCGAGTCTCGACATGGATGACGAGGAATTTGACGACTTTCGGCGTTCGCTTATAGAACCGATGATTCGCCGGCACGGGGAGATGTTCCCGCGAATGCATCAGCGGGGTTTCACGGCCGCTTCGCGCAGCAGCCCCGCGCCGAAGGCGCGCATGGCCATGCCGGTCCAAGGGACTCATCAGCCCGCCCAAAAGCACGCTAAAATCGACCGCTACGCGCCGTGTCCCTGCAACAGCGGCAAAAAGTACAAGTTTTGTTGCGGCGCCAATCGCTGAGCTATGACTCCCCCAGCGTCGACTTGCGCCGCAGAATGTGGTGATAGTGCTGGGCGAAGCGGTGGGCCTCGTCGCGGACGTATTGCAATAGCCGCAGCGCGTAGGCGTGACGGCTCAGCCGCAACGGCTCGTCGACGCCGGCCAGGTAAATCTCTTCCTCCCGCTTGGCCAGCGAGATCACCGTCGGCGGCTGAATGCCCAGCGACTCGAACGCCGCCAGCCCGGCGCTGAGCTGGCCCTTGCCGCCGTCGATCAGCAACAAGTCGGGAAAGGCCTCCTGCTCGGCGTCGAGCCGCTGAAAGCGCCGCGCCACCACCTCGTGAATGCTGGCGAAATCGTCGACGCCGGCCACCGAACGGATCTTGTAGCGTTTGTAGCCCGGCTTGAAAGGCAGGCCGTCGATGAACTGCACCAGGCTGGCCACCGTCTCGCCGCCGCCCAAGTGGGCAATGTCGACGCCTTCAATCACCCGCGGCGGCTCGGCCAGCTTCAACACCTTCTTCAGCCCGGCCAGGCCCTTTTTGGGGTCGATATAAAACACTTCGGGCTGGACGTGCGTGTCGAGCTCGCCGCGCTCGTCGAGCGTTTCCAGCATGCGGATTTCGTCGCGCAGCCGGGCGGCCCGCTCGAACCGCAGCTCCTTGGCGGCGGCCGCCATCTCTTTGCGCATCTGCTTCAGGAGCGAGCTTTTTTTCCCCTCCAAAAACATCCGCAGGCGGTGGATGTCGCGGCGATATTCTTCCTTGCCGATCCGCAAGTTGCAGGGCGCGGTGCATTGGTTGATGCTGGCCAGCAGGCAGGGACGGAACCAGCGCCACTTCTCGTCGCCCTCGTCGATGTCGAGGCCGCACGTGCGAAACTTGAAGATTTTCTGCAGCACCTGGATGGCCCCCCGCAGGCCGCTGGCGCTGGCGAACGGGCCGTAGAGCTTCGTGCCCCGCTCACTCGGCTCGCGGGTGAACTCGACGCGCGGAAAATCTTCGCGGGTGTAGATTTCGAGATAGGGGAACGTCTTGTCGTCCTTCAGCTCCTGGTTGAACTTGGGCTGCACGTCTTTGACCAGCCGGGCCTCGGCCAGCAGGGCGTCGACTTCGCTCTCGGCCTCGATGTAGTCGATGTCGCAGATCTCCCGCACCAGCTCGGCGGTGCGCCGGTCGAGTGCGGCGGCCTTCAAAAAATAGCTGCCGGCGCGGGCCCGCAGGCTTTTGGCCTTGCCGACGTAGATCACGCGGCCGGCGGAGTCTTTCATCAGATAAACGCCGGGCTTTTGCGGGAACTCGCGCACTTTGGCCGCGGCGTGGCGAAAGCCGGGCGTTTGCCCGCTGTCGCTGCTGGCGTCGATAAGCTGTTGTTGGAGGTCAGTGTCTTCGGACATGCTGCTTCGGTCGCGTACCATCCGCTGTCGACCCATTGTAGGCCGCTGGGCGTCGGCAATCGAGGCAGGGTGAGACGGGCATGCGCCATCGGCTACACGGTCGTCGGGCGTGTCACTTCGCAGGGAAGCGTGCTACAATACTTATTGCGGCAAGGGCGAGGTGGGCGCTGCTGAAGAACCGCTCCCTTTCAGCCCTGCCGCGATTGCTACGAACAACGGAGCCATCGATGGCACAAATAACGGTCGATGCAGCATTGCGCAGCAAACTTCTCAACCTGAGCCAACCGCTGGATTTGTGCGATGAGTCGGGGCAACTCATTGGGATGTTTATGCCCATTAGCGCAAGTCCGCCTCCGGGTTACAGTGAGCCGCCGCTCAGCGAGGAAGAGTGGAAGCGCAGAGAACAGGAGCCGGGATACAGTACCGAAGAAGTGCTTGCTCGGCTGGAGCGGCTGTGAACTTCGCACTGGAATGGAAGCAAACGGCCACTGATGAACTGGCCACGATATGGCTGCGCGCCGATTCGCCGACGCGGCGGAAAATCACGGCCGCGACCGGCAAGGCGGATCATTTGCTGAAAAAGCGGTCCCTATGGATGCAGCGAATCGCGAGAGGGCGACCGCCGAATTATGTTCGTCGCTCCCTTGGCCGTCACCTTTCGGGTCGACGCGGCCGCGAACCGTGTCGAAGTTCTACGCGTGAGGCAGTTCCATTAAGGAAAGCTGAAGAGGCATGAATCGTGGCCTGGCCCTGTTCTGGGCACACGATCACGCGAAGATTTCGGTTCCCACCGGCGGCGGCGGGGCGAAAAGGTGACCGCAGGCGGCGCAAGTGTCGCGATCGCGCGGCGCGGACTTGCGGCATTCTCCGCACGCTTCCAGCACCGGCCACCGCCGATGCCAGCGATACGCCAGCCAGCCGGGCAAACCGAATAAAAACACAAACACCGCCCACGCCCCCGCGCCCGGCAACGCGAACCGTGCCTGCCGCCGATAGGCCAGCCAGGCCAGCACTGCCGACAATAGCAATACCGCCAGCATCGCCGTCCAGCCGTCGGTCAGCGATTGAGCCAAGGCAGCCGCATAGTCAGGCTGCAACCCCCGCTGGACGGCTTGGTTCGGCAGCACTACGTTCGACATCAGCGACATAAAGAAAGTTTGCGGCACGACGGCCGCGATCATCCAGTATTGCTTCGATGCCGGCGGGCGGGGCTCGAAGCGAACCTCTTCCTCGCGAGTGATGTTCCCCCCCTCGTCGATCCAGTGATACTCCATCCAATACGCGTCCCCGTCGGTGTGCTGCTCCGCGACCAGAGCGGTGCCATCAGTCAATTCATACCAGGTGAAATCTCGGCCGCGCAGCTTTTCCGGAATAGGCCAGGCGGTGCGCTTCCGGCCCTGAAAATCGACGCCGATGACCTCCGTGGGCGTCCGCACCAGCAGGCCGGCTCCCGACAATACGTAATACGTTCCCCCGCTCCAATCTTCCGGAATCTTATCAGCCGGAGCTTGAGTAACAACCGGCGACGGAGAGAGGCTCACCGCGTCCGTTGACGGATAGAAAAGTTCAGCGGCACGGCTGGCCAAATCGACCCGCCAAACCTGCCCGCCGCTCACCAGGTAGATCCCTTCGTGGCGGTCGGTCGGTCCTGAAAACCTCATCTTGCCCGATGATTGCTGGAAGCTGGACGACTGCCGCGCGAAATGCGTGTACGAAGGGCCGACGATCGAAAACCATTGATCTCGGGGCGCTTTCCACATCGCGATTCTCCGAGGCAAAGACGGGCAGCGAACGTCGCGGCCCGCGTGTGTATTCAATAAAGGCGTCTTCCAGGTTCAGCTCCAACACGTCGATGGCCCGCGGCTCCAGCGACTCGCACACCTGCCGCTGCTCGTCGCCAAAACCCACCACGACCAGTTCCAAGCTCATCCCCGACTGCCGATGGCTGACCAGCCCCGCGCAGCCGGGAAACTCCGGCGGCGTGCGAGCGAACTCCAGCACGATCTTCCGCACCGATTCTTTGAAGGCGTCGGTCGGGCAATCGACCCGCAACACGCCGTCGACCAGAATGCCGATGCGGTCGGCCACGCGCTCCACGTCGCCCAAGATGTGCGAGCTGAACAGGATCGTCCGCCCGCGACGCTGAATCACCTGAATCAGCGACTCCAGAAAATCGCGGCGGACCACCGTGTCCAGCCCCAGCGTGGGGTCGTCGAGGATCAACAGCTCCGGATCGGGCGCCACGGCCAAGGCCAGCGATAGCTGTGCCCGTTGCCCGTTGGAGAGGCGGCGAATCTTGCCGCGCCGCGGCAGCGCGAAATGATCGAGAATCTGCTCCAACAGGCCGTCGTTCCAGGTCGGGTAAAACGATCGGGCGAAGCGGGCCATCTCGCCCACCGTCATCCAACGATACAGCGGATGCCCCTCGGCCAGATAGGCGATGCGCGAGCGCGTGGCGGGCGTGAGCTGGGCCACGTCTTCGCCCAGCACGAACGCCTTGCCGTAATCGGGGTGGACCATGCCGGTGAGCATTTTGATGGTGGTGCTCTTGCCCGCCCCGTTGCGGCCCAAAAAGCCGTACACGCTTCCCCGCGGCACGCGCAGGTCGAGCGAGTGGACCACCGGCCGGCGGCCATAGTATTTGGTCAGACGCTGCGTGAAGATGGCGTCGCTCATCAGGCGTTGCTCCATTGAAACTGGCCGGCCCGTTCCGCCACGGCCGCCACGACTTCGTCGGCCGAGAAGCCCAGATAGACCGCCTCGGTCAAAAAGCGGTCGAGCAACTCTTGCAGCCGCTGCGTTCGGGCACGCTTGGTCAACTCGGCCTTCGGTTCGGCGATGAACACGCCCAGCCCTTGCCGCGTGTGCAGCACGCCCTCGCGTTCCAGCTCGGTATAGACGCGGGCCACGGTGTTGGGATTGACCACTAGCGTGCGCGACAGATCGCGCACCGAGGGAAGCTGCTCGCCGGCGCGCAAGCGTCCGCGGGCTACCGCTTCGCGAACCTGGTTGCCGAGCTGCCGGTAGATCGGCAAACGGCTGGCTGGGTCGATGCGAAATTCCATAGTGCCTCTCGAACTGTACTAATACTAACAGTACAGCACGCGAAAGGCAAGGGGACGCCGGAGGAGTTTTTGGAATGCACGTAGGGTGGGGATCCCGGCCGCGTAGCGGCCACGGAGTTTAGCCGTGGGCGCCAATCCACGGGACGATGTTGCGCCCCGAGGAAAGCCACGTAGCGGCGGCGGAGCAGTGGGGAACCATGTCCTGGACGGGGAAACCCGTCATGTGGCTGGCAACTGACGTTGCGGAATCTATAATGAAGCGTAATCTCACCTCACGGGCAATTCGATGGCCGAAGTCTCCTACGTCGACGATCCAACGATTGACGACCGCAGCGAACTCTGGCGCCGCATCCCGCCGTGGCATTTTGTGTATGACGACAACCTGGGCCGCATGCGACCGGCCAACTATTTTGTCGCGCTGGATTTGGTCGTTGTCGTCGGACTGCCCGCGGTCATGTTCGAGCTGCCAGATCGAGACGACGTCCGCTGCCCCTTGACGTCGCGATCGAGTTGGCGGCGATCTTGCCGGCGGTCGCGTTGGTCGTGGCGCAAAGCGTGTTCGTCGTGGCGCAAGTTGTGTTCGGCGGCGCCAAGTTGCCCGCGCTCATTTCGTAGGGAACTCTCGGCCGATTTCAGGTTCGACCAATCGCCTTTCAGGGCACTCGTGTTTCCACTGGCGGCGTCGTTGCGGATTTGCACCCAATCGTTTTGCACCGTTTTGCGGTCTTGAGACAACTGCTGCTTGTCTTTCGAGATGTTCTGGCGATCGTGGTGGATGTTGCGGACTTCATGGCCGATTTTGCCATGATCGTGGTGCAGCTCGTGCCTCGCCTGCTGCGTGTTGCGCGTCGTCGAGCGCTGTCCGAGCCCCGGCAAGGTGTGCTGCGGCGCGGGCGAATGCGCCGACTGGCCCCGGCGCGGGCCGGCGGAAGTCTTCGTGGCGCTACCGCCATTCGCGGCGTGTGCCGCGGCATGATGGCCGGCATGGGTGCCCGCCGAGTGC
The Pirellulales bacterium DNA segment above includes these coding regions:
- a CDS encoding glutamate cyclase domain-containing protein: MPDITVPIDFDELEALIRHDPRGRGVASYRRDGKWLQSGSLGAAARHLAERASTVGIVTGFCVADLPVPVAETDGPPGALYLARALEALGSELVFITDRYARPLLEIGCRLWRLNARLLEAPVDRAQAGPWIEQFLASPIAARLTHLIAIERVGPSHTLESLSAQPRGAAPPLDRFAAEVPVEARDRCHNMRGVVIDSHTAPLDRLFEAFRSGEHRVTTVAIGDGGNEIGMGSLAWEQLRAALSDAHAGRIICRIAADFLILAGVSNWGAYALACAVAALRGRSDLIADWCGLRQRALIESLVSEGGAVDGATRCQAATVDGLPLDDYLAMLESIREVCTGRSPRKL
- a CDS encoding SEC-C metal-binding domain-containing protein — its product is MGAFGEAFAAYAKPLLDQTDGSQEDLSKALTLSQLCYNLALLPADQQDAAIADMQSSLDMDDEEFDDFRRSLIEPMIRRHGEMFPRMHQRGFTAASRSSPAPKARMAMPVQGTHQPAQKHAKIDRYAPCPCNSGKKYKFCCGANR
- a CDS encoding excinuclease ABC subunit UvrC produces the protein MSEDTDLQQQLIDASSDSGQTPGFRHAAAKVREFPQKPGVYLMKDSAGRVIYVGKAKSLRARAGSYFLKAAALDRRTAELVREICDIDYIEAESEVDALLAEARLVKDVQPKFNQELKDDKTFPYLEIYTREDFPRVEFTREPSERGTKLYGPFASASGLRGAIQVLQKIFKFRTCGLDIDEGDEKWRWFRPCLLASINQCTAPCNLRIGKEEYRRDIHRLRMFLEGKKSSLLKQMRKEMAAAAKELRFERAARLRDEIRMLETLDERGELDTHVQPEVFYIDPKKGLAGLKKVLKLAEPPRVIEGVDIAHLGGGETVASLVQFIDGLPFKPGYKRYKIRSVAGVDDFASIHEVVARRFQRLDAEQEAFPDLLLIDGGKGQLSAGLAAFESLGIQPPTVISLAKREEEIYLAGVDEPLRLSRHAYALRLLQYVRDEAHRFAQHYHHILRRKSTLGES
- a CDS encoding ABC transporter ATP-binding protein; its protein translation is MSDAIFTQRLTKYYGRRPVVHSLDLRVPRGSVYGFLGRNGAGKSTTIKMLTGMVHPDYGKAFVLGEDVAQLTPATRSRIAYLAEGHPLYRWMTVGEMARFARSFYPTWNDGLLEQILDHFALPRRGKIRRLSNGQRAQLSLALAVAPDPELLILDDPTLGLDTVVRRDFLESLIQVIQRRGRTILFSSHILGDVERVADRIGILVDGVLRVDCPTDAFKESVRKIVLEFARTPPEFPGCAGLVSHRQSGMSLELVVVGFGDEQRQVCESLEPRAIDVLELNLEDAFIEYTRGPRRSLPVFASENRDVESAPRSMVFDRRPFVHAFRAAVVQLPAIIGQDEVFRTDRPPRRDLPGERRAGLAGRFGQPCR
- a CDS encoding GntR family transcriptional regulator; this translates as MEFRIDPASRLPIYRQLGNQVREAVARGRLRAGEQLPSVRDLSRTLVVNPNTVARVYTELEREGVLHTRQGLGVFIAEPKAELTKRARTQRLQELLDRFLTEAVYLGFSADEVVAAVAERAGQFQWSNA